GCAACGACGTGGTCAAGGCACCGAATATTGCTGCGCTGAGCGAGCAGGGTGTCACGTTCAAGAACGCGTATACCAACTCGCCGATCTGCGCACCGTCGCGTTACGCCATGCTTAGCGGTTGTCTGCCGTGGAGCATCGATGCATTCGACAATGCTGCGGAGTTGACGGCGTCCACGCCGACGCTGCTGCATTACCTGCGTCGTCTCGGCTATGCGACGACCCTCTCCGGCAAGATGCACTTCGTCGGGCCGGATCAGCTCCATGGGTACCAGGAGCGGCTGGTCACGGATATCTATCCTGCTGACTTTGCATGGGTGCCGGACTGGAAAGCCGGCCCCCGCAATGCACCGACCGGCATCAACATGCGTGCCGTAGTCGAGGCGGGACCTTGCTTCCGCAGCCTGCAGCTCGACTACGATGAAGAAACCACCTTCATGGCGAATCAGAAGATCTATGATCTGGCGCGCCAATCCCGTGACAAGCCGTTCTTCCTCACGGTGTCTCTGACACACCCCCACTCGCCGTTCACCGCATCGCAGGAACACTGGGACCGCTACGATCACGATGAGATCGATATGCCGAAAGTCGGCCCCATTCCGCTCGACCAGCTTGATACGCATAGCAAGTGGCTCTACTACTCGCATGGCCGCGATCGCCTCAAGGTCACGGATGAACATACGAAGAATGCTCGTCACGCGTACTACGCCATGATCAGCTATGTGGACGACAAGCTTGGCGAGATGATGAAGATTCTGAAGCAGACGAAGCTTCTGGAAGACACCATCATCGTGTTCACGGCCGATCACGGCGACATGATGGGTGAGCGCGGCATGTGGTTCAAGCAGACGTTCTTTGAGAACGCCACCCGGATTCCTCTCATTATCGGCGGCCCCGGCCTGCCCAAGGCCAAGGTAGTCGAGAAGAACGTCTCGCTCGTGGACTTGATGCCGACCCTGATGTCGGTTGCCGACGACGGAAAGGTCGACACCGTCACCGAGATCGATGGCCGCGATATGACTGGCCTGATGACCGGCACGGGAACCGGCTGGAGCGACCGGGCTTTCTCGGAGTACAGCGACATGGGCGTCTGCGCCCCTTGCCGTATGGTGCGCGAAGGGAGCTTCAAGTACACCTACACGCACGGGCACGAATCCATGCTTTTCGATCTGGAATCGGATCCGAACGAGCAGAAGAACCTGTGCGGCGATCCGGAATTTTCCGAAATCGAGCGCCGTATGCATGACACGGTGCTCGAAGGATGGTGTCCCGATGCCCTCAACGAGCGCGTGCTGCGCAGTCAAGCCTCGCGACAACTGCTGTGGTCGCTGGTGAAGAACGAGAAGCGCGACAACTGGTCGTTCGAGTTCCGCCACGGTGACAAGTCGCGCTACGTGCGGGGTGGTGGCGATGCGGAAGGAACCAACGCCGTCAAGGGGCGCGCGCGTTTCCCCTACTACGAGCCGGTCGTTCAGGCTGAGCCCAAGCCGCTCACCGACGAGGAGGCGAGCCTGATTCCTAATGCCAAGCGCTAGGCGATAGACGTCAGATGGGCGTCGGCCGCGCCGGGCGCGGCCGACAGTTCGGTACAGATTAGTGTGACTTCCATGTTCGACAATCAAGACCTCGCAATCACCGTAGAGAACTCCACCGCCCTGGCCGCTTACAACCAGGCGATGTCAGACCTTCTGGAGTATCGGCTGACGGCCATGCCCAGCGTCAAGCATGCGTTGGAGATCGAACCATCATTCTGTATGGCCCATTGTCTGCGTGGCTACATGCTGATGATGTACAGCAGCTTCAACGTGTACGACAACGCCAGTGTCGCGCTGGAGAATGCAAAGCGATGCGCTCAGAATGCGTCGCTACGGGAGCAGCGACACGTCCGGGCGCTTGAATTCTGGCGGCTGGGAGACCTGCATTCCGCCTGCGCGCAGTGGCAGCAGATCCTGATCGACCATCCGCATGACATTCTCGCGCTGCGTTTGCACCACTTCGTGAGCTTTTGGATGGGGCGAACCGAAGTCCTTCAATCGGTGCCGGCTGCAGCGCTTCCGGCATGGACGCCGGAAATGCCCAACTACGGCAACGTCCTGGGCATGTTGGCCTTCGGTTTGCAGGAGAACGGTCACTTCACCATGGCGGAGGAATACGGGCGAGATGCCGTGGCGCGCTGTCCGGACGACCTGTGGGCCGTGCATGCAGTCGCGCACGTGTTCGAGATGCAGGGCCGCCATGCGGAAGGGCGCGAATGGTTCGCGGTACCCCTCGACAAGTGGGACGACCGCAATCCGTTTCGCGGTCATCTCTGGTGGCATCTCGGTCTCTTCACGCTGGAGGCGGGCGATATCGAGTCGGCCTTGGCGCTCTACGACAAGGCCATCTACACCGGCGACTCGGACTTCTACCTGGACATTCAGAATGCCGCGTCTTTCCTGGCGCGCGTCGAATTCAAGGGCGCCAAAGTCGGCGCGCGTTGGAAGCTCCTCGCAGACTATGCAGAAGCGCATCGCGATGACCATGCATTGGTCTTCACCGATCTGCATTCCGTGATGTCGCTTGCCCGGGAGCGGCGATTCGGCGCGGCCAGAGCCCACATTCAGTCGATGAAAGACTATGCAAGCGACAGCGATATGCATGTTGCCCAAGCGATTCGACGTGTAGGCTTGGACGCATGCGAAGGCATTCTTGCTTTTGAGGAAGGGGAGTTCGATAAGTGCCTCTCCCTGATCCATAAGCTTCGTCCGCTGCTGCAGGAGGTGGGGGCAAGCCACGCCCAGCGCGACATCGTTGTGCAATATGCCAACGAAGCAGCCAGACGCTCGGATGCACAACGGACCCTCGCCTGGCTGGCAAACCAACAAGACTTCGACAGCCGCCTCGCCCAGTCGTAGTCCATCGCGAGGCGATGATTCATCGGGACATCGCCTCGCTAGATACGTGCATCAACTATCGCTAGTCCTGCCAACCTATTTCATCGGGTTGGTGAGCGAAACGTCATTGCTCGGCGCGCCGACAGCGAACTCGCGCCGCATCAGAATCGACTTATGTAGACATCCAGCGTGAATGTGAAAGAGCGCCCACAGAGGCGCCTTTACCGGAGACAAGACATGCTCAAGAAAATCGCCCTTGCCGCAGTGATGTTCTGCGGGGCAGCCGTCTGTACGGGTGCCATGGCACAAACAAAATGGCCGGAAAAGCCAATCCGAATGATTGTTCCGTGGGCCCCTGGTGGCGTGGCGGACGTGCTCGGGAGGCAGGCGGCGCGTGTGATTTCGGCCAGCGTCGGGCAGCCGGTGGTGGTGGAGAACAAGCCCGGCGCGGGATCGAACATTGGTGCGGACTTGGTCGCGAAGTCCAAGCCGGACGGCTACACGCTGCTCTTTGCGAGCAGCACGAATGCCATCAACATGACGCTGTTCCCCAAAATATCATACGACGTTCAAAAGGACTTGGCGCCGGTGGCGGTGCTGTTTTCAGTGCCCAATGCGTTGGTGGTCAACAACGCATTCCCGGCTAAGACCGTGACGGAGTTCATTAGTTACGCCAAGTCCCAAGCGGATGGCATTGCCTATGCAACGCCTGGCCCGGGTAGCCCGGCACACTTGGCCGGGGAGCAGTTCGGACGGATGACCGGCATAAAGATGCGGCATGTCGGTTATCAGGGCGGCACCCCTGCAATGTCGGATGTGATGGCGGGACACGTGCCGGTCGCATTCATGAACCTGACGGCCATCCAGCCTGCCGTGGAGTCGGGCAAGGTTCGGGTATTGGCGGTAGGCAGCGCCAAGCGGGTACCGTCGCTGCCGAATGTGCCGACGTTGGCCGAGTCAGGGGTTACGGGTTTTGAATCCACGTCGTGGATGGGGCTTATGGCGCCCGCCGGCACGCCGCCACAGGTGATCGAGCGTATTCAGCAGGCCCTCGCTGGCATGCAGGCACCAGCCGTCCTGGAGTTCGCGCGAAAACAGGGCGCGGAACCGGCGGTTTCCACGCCCGACCAAATGCGCGCGATCCTCAAGGCCGATGTGGCCAACTACGGCAAGGTTATCCGACAGGCTGGAATCTCTGCCGAGTAACGCGACACGCTCCTCGGAGCACCCCTCCATCGGTTTCCAACGTGCGATCGTGGAGTTTTTACCCCAACCATAGAAGGTAGACAAATGCTGCAAGACTGGATCGAATCGTTCAAGAAGAACAAGCAGGCGGGCGCAGCCCTTGCCAAGGCCGCGCCGAAGCTGATGGCTGCGTATCAAGGATTCAACGCTAGCCAAAACGGCAACGGCGCTCTGGATCCGAAAACGCGGGAATTGATCGCGCTCGCGGTTGCTGTGACGACGCGTTGCGATGCGTGTATCGCCGCGCATGCCAACGCCGCCAAGAACGCCGGCGTCACCGAAGCGGAGATTGCAGACGCACTGGGTACGGCGATGGCGCTGAACACTGGCGCGGCTTACGTCTACTCCGTCCGTGCTTTCGAGGCGTATCAGCAATTTTCCGCGCAGTGATTGAGGGGCGGCGATAGGTCTTGTCATGGGTATCCAGGTTGCCATGACGGGCTTCATTGCCGCGTTTTCGTGAATCTCTGTTGATCTCTTCCTCTTATCGAAGCGAACTACATTAGTAGGAAATCAATGCAGCGCAATGATCAAAACGTGCCGTGGTATCGGGAGGGGCAAGACCCAGACTATCGGTTCTCCCTTGCCAATGAACGTACGTTCCTGGCGTGGGTACGCACGGTGCTGGCGCTTCTCGCTACCGTCGTGGTGATCGAGCAGATCGCCACACACGCCGTTAATCCGGCTCCCCTTAAGATGCTGTGCGTTGCGTTGTCACTGACTGCATGCATTGCCGGTGGGGCCTGTTACTTCCGTTGGAAGGCAAATGAAGTTGCCATGCGCCATGCCCGAAGTCTTCCTTCCAGCATTCTCCAGTCGCTGCTCGGCACGGCAATTTTTTGCGTCAGCGTGACAGTCACGGTGCTGTTGAGCATATGAGGGATCCAGGAGTGCAGCCAGAGCGGACATCGCTCGCTTGGGGGCGAACAGGCTGGGCGAGCGCCGTCATAGCCGTGGGCTGTGCACGGGCGGCTGTAAGTGGGCAGAGCACCTTCCGGGCGCTGGCGATCCTGGTCGGAGTTGCAAGCCTTGCCGTTGCGCTGGCTTGCGGATTCAGAGGAAGAGAACTGAAAGCGAAGGGTATGCGGGCTCGGCCACGACCGTTGGTCATGATCTGGATCAGTGCGTGGCTGACGCTACTCTCGGCATTCGTTGCCCTATATGTGAGTCATCTGCCGCGGGTCGCCTTGTAGAGCTCGGGCGTCGTACGCTCGAAGGAGAAACTGATGGAAAGGCCGGATCTGAAGCTTTCAGTGCGCGATACGTTCGGGATTGAATCGAGCCTTACGGTACCGGCCTTTAGCGAGCGAGACGATCACGTGCCGGAGATCGATCCGGTCTATCGCTTCGATCCGGAGGTCACTCTCGCAATTCTGGCGGGATTTTCGAATAATCGTCGAGTCATGGTCCAGGGCTTGCACGGTACCGGCAAGTCGACGCACATCGAGCAGGTGGCAGCCCGGTTGAACTGGCCCTGCGTGCGGGTCAACCTTGACGGCCACATCAGCCGACTGGATCTGGTCGGCAAAGACACGATCGTGTTGCGGGACGGCCTGCAAGTCAGCGAATTCCAGGAAGGCATAGTTCCGTGGGCGCTTCAGCGCCCGGTGGCGTTGATCTTCGACGAGTACGATGCTGGCCGGCCGGACGTTATGTTTGTGATCCAGCGCATCCTTGAGCGAGAAGGGAAGTTCACGCTGCTGGATCAGAACCGCGTCATCCAGCCGCATCCGCTGTTCCGGATGTTTGCGACGAGTAACACAGTCGGGCTCGGCAACCTCAATGGCATGTATCAGGGCACGCAGCTACTGAACCATGCCCAGCTCGATCGATGGAGTGTTGTCGCCACGCTCGATTACCTGGAGCGCCAACAAGAGATCGATATTGTTGTGGCGCGCGTGCCGCAGTTCGCCACAGAGTCTGGTCGCGAACTTGTCGAATCCATGGTCGCGTTGGCAGAGCTGACCCGGAAGGGATTTGCCTCGGGAGACATTGCGGTGCTGATGTCGCCTCGCACTGTCATTACGTGGGCTGAGAACTGCGAGATCTTCCGTGACCCGCTGATGGCCTTCCGCTTGAGCTTTCTCAATAAATGCGATCCTGCCGAACGGCCAATTGTGGCCGAGTATTACCAGCGTTGCTTTGGCGTGGAGCTCGAGGATACGGGTGTCGTTGACTGACCCGGGCTACCGATATGATGTCAGAACGGCAGTCGACTCGCATCGAGCAGCAACGCACATTACTGTGTGCTGCAGCGGTACGTGCTTTGACCGGCGACGGCAGATTGCATTACCGTTCCGGACGCCTTTTTCGCGGGCATGCGGCGTTGCCAGCGCATGCGTTGACGGTCCAGGACGCATCGTCTGCGAAACGCGCGGTGCTACGGGGCGACGCGGATGCGCTTGCACTTCGGGAAAAATCCTCGGACAGAATCCTTCACCGAAGAGTTCGCCCCGTTGATCCGACCGCCAGAATGCTGTTTGAAGTCCTGGAACAGATTCGATGCGAATCTCTCGTCCCAATGAGCTTGCGTGGGGTCCGGCAGAATCTGCAACTCCGCTTCGAGTGCTGGTCCAACGAGGTCGTGAGGTCGAACCTTGCAGACAGTCAGTTCGGGATCCTGGTGTACACGGCGGTTCAGATCGCCTGGTCACGACTTCTCGGCTATCCCTTACTTGTGAATCGGAAGATCTGATCGAAGCAACGCGCGCCGGCATCTCTCATCGCATTGGTGGCTCGCTCGCTGCAATGCGGCGCCACCGCGCTTCGCAGGCCCAGTTTGCGATCCATGCCAAGCAGTACGCCGAGGCGGTAGCTGGGATGATGGAGGAGGAGTTTCGTGGCAGTGCAAACCGTGATGGTAGCGATCAGACTACTAGCTACGCTGCGGCGAGGGCCATTCTTGCCGTCGAGTCGGATAGTGACGTCGAGAACCTGAATCCGATCGAAACCGTGGACACTGGATTGAGTAAGGTATTCGATGCGTCCGCCGACGGCTATCGCATCTATACCCGGGCTTACGATCGGGAGGTCAACGCTGGCTCCCTGGTACGGCGTCCACTACTAGCCGAGTTGCGGGCGCGGCTCGATCATCAGATCGCATCCCAGCACATCAACGTCGGCAAGCTGTCGCGGCTGATGCTCCACCTGTTTTCGACGCCGAGACGGGACGGATGGTCAGATGGGGAAGAGTCGGGGCGCATAGATGGACGTCGATTGCCCCAGATCGTCTGTTCTCCTGGGGAGCGCCGGGTATTTCGGCGCGATCTGGACGTGCCGCGCCCAGATTGCGCAATGACTTTCCTCGTCGATTGCTCCGGTTCGATGAAGCAGCATGGCGCGAACGTTGCCGTCATGGTTGATGTCTTCTCCAGAACACTTGATCAATTGGGCGTGACCAATGAGGTCCTAGGATTTACAACCGGTGACTGGAATGGAGGTAAGGCGCGTCGCGACTGGATGGCGGCCGGCCGGCAGTCGCACCCTGGCCGACTCAACGAAACTTGCCACTTGGTTTTCAAGGATGCGGCTAGTGGCTGGAGGCGGTCGCGAAGCGATATTGCGGCATTAATGAAGGCGGATCTTTTTCGGGAGGGCGTGGACGGGGAAGCGGTGGAGTGGGCGTGCGGCCGGCTCCTGGCTCGGCCTGAAACGAGGCGTTTCCTAATGGTCATCTCAGACGGCAGTCCGATGGATTGCGCCACAGGGCAGGCGAATGACGCCTACTACCTCGACAATCATCTGAGGGCGGTGGTGAGTGCGCACGAACAGAAGCGCGATGTGCGCATCATGGCCCTTGGCGTTGGTCTGGATTTAGGCCCGTACTATCGACATAACCTTCCTGTAGATCTGACCGAGGTGCCTGGCATGAAGCTGTTGCAGGAGATTGTGCAATGGATGGGACGAGCGCTGGGCTAAGGTGCCGGCCGGCGTTCGGCCACGTTGGCTTGGGGAAAGCTACCCCTGTGGAGGGCAAGGAATGGAGTTCCTGCGCGCACGGCCGCGTTCGGACGCCGATCGAAAGTTCAGTTGAACACCGAAAGGACGGTTGGAAGCATGAGGTCGGCCCCAATGAGCATGAGTACGCCATAGGCGAGCCGTCGCGACGCCTTCAGTGACAAGGGTGGTGGCCAGGCGCGGGCAATCAGCGTGGCGAGCGCGACGACGGGGACCGCCACCAATGCTAGTGTCAGAGTCTCCCGGGAAATTTGACCTTGCCATGCATTGAACGCGGTCCGGGTCGACGAGGTGACAGTGAAGATGAAAATCAACGCGCAGCGGATCCCGACGAGCGGAAACGGCTGGCGATAGAACTGGAAGATCAGCGGCGGACCCGAAACACCAAACATTCCGCTCAGTACACCGCCGAAGACCCCGCTCATCAGGAAGCTTCCATTGCTTGATCTCTCTTGCAATGGCGCGGGACGAAACGCTGCCGTTATTCCACCATACATGACCACGGCGCCCAGAACAAAGTGAAGCATTCCGGAGGCAGCACGGCTCAAGTACTCCAGTGCCAGCACGCCTATGACTACGGATGGAAGGATGCCGATAGTAGCAAACGCCACGGCGCGCCAATCAATGTGGTGCAGTTTGCCGGGCAGAGCCATTGCGCTGTTTGCGAGTGTCACAAGGCTCGCCAGCATCGCGATGGTGGCCACCGGCGCAAGATGAAGACCGCTGGCGGCGCCCACAGCGATCATGCCCAAACCGAATCCGGTGATGGTCTGGAAGTAGCTCGCCGCCGCCATCACCGCCAAGATGGGAAGTGCTGCCTCTAAAGTCATCGTCCTAGAACGTATTCGCCAACTCGGCGGCCGCACGCTGCAATCGGGGCACGAGCGACAAGGATCGTGATAGCGGAGATCGCACGGCGGGGGCATGGACGGCAAGGGCGGCAAGGACTTGGCCATCTGCATCGTAGATCGGGACGGCGACACAGGATATGCCTGCGATGAACTCTTCGTCATCGACGCCGATTTGCTGCTCGACGCAGCGCTCGAGTTCAGCCTCCAGGCGGCCCATGTCCGTGATGGTATTGGCCGTGAAGCGGTCCAGTCGCAACTGTTGCATGAGCGCGGTGCGTTGATTCCGGGGGAGCGCCGATAGCAGTAATTTCCCGCTGGCCGAACAATGCAAGGGCACACGGGAACCCGGTTGCAGGTCCAGGCGCAACGGCCAGGGTGCCTCGATCCTGTCAAGATACAGGATCGAGCTCTCGTGGAGCACGGTGACGTTGACGGTCTCCCCGATATCCTCGACCAACTTTGTCAACACCGCGTGGCGGAGTTGTTTGGGGCCTGATCGCGTGACGATCGCCAATCCGAGTCGCGCCAGCCGCGGCCCGACCGTATAGATATTGCGCGGGCCGGGCTCGCGCACCACGAGACCGCCTGCCACCAACGCAGAGAGCATCCGGTGCAGGGAGGCCTTGGGGGCATCGAAACCCTGGAGGATCTCCGCGGGACTGAGCGGCCGATCGGCTGCTACGAGAAATTCGAGCAGTGACAGCGCGCGCAATGTTGGCGTTTCCCTTTCAAAGGAAAGCTCCGGGGAAGGAGGGGTGAACGCCAGGTCCTGCTTGCCCGGTCGATGCGATGGTTCGGGGAGATTTATCGCCGTCATAGCGCGCTTCTGGTCTATTTGAGCAAAGTGGATTCGAATGCTGCGATTAGCCTATCGGCGTCCCCGGTTTCGAGGGCCCCCATGGTTGAGATCCTGAACAGCGTCTTGGATAGATCGCCCTGGCCTGCATAGATCACAAAACCGCGCGCTTTCAGTGCATGATGGAGGTGGACATATTCCAGACCGATTGGAAGTGCATAGGCACGTAGAACCACCGAGCTCATGGACTGTGGCAGCAGCTCTCGGACGCCCAGGGCAGTCAGGCCGCGGCGCACCTGGCCCGCCAACGCACCATAACGGTGATGCCGTGCCGTCCATCCACCTTCGTCACTGTGCTCGCGGAGGGCTTCCACCAGCGCGTAAAGGGCGTGCACGGCCGGCGTGAAAGGGGTGTTGCGCTGGTCCTGTAATTTGGCATGACGCAACACGTCGAGGTAGTAGGTGCGGCTTGTCGCGCTCGCGAGGGCCGTTCGGCGTGCAATGACGAAGGCAATCCCCGGGACGCCGTGCAGGCACTTATTGGCGGTGGCGGCGACGGCGTCGATGCTGCCACTGAAATCGATCGCCTCCGCGCCGAAGCTGCTGACGGCATCGACAAGAAGCCGCACGCCATGCGCCTGACACAGGCTGTCGATGGCCAGGAGGTCGTTCAGGCGGCCCGTGGTGGTTTCGTGATGGATCACGGCCACGTGCGTGATGCCCTTGTCTGAATGGAGCGCAGCCTCAATGCGTCCGATGTCCGGCGCGTCCATCCAGGCGTGTTTCACAATAATGTGCGGGATCTGGTATTGCGCGGCAATCTGCGCGATGCGTTCGCCGTATACACCGTTCTGTACGATCAACAGCTTGCCGCCCGCCGGCACAAGGCCGGCGATCATGCTTTCTACGGCGGCCGTGCCGGATCCCGTCAGCAGCACCGAGGCCCATTCATCGCTGTGGAGTCCGTACACGCCGCCGATACGCTGCCTGGCCTCATCCTGGAGGTCGAAAAACTCGCTCTCGCGGTGGCAAAGATCCGGCTGCAGGAGACTACGGCGAACACGCTGGGACAGTGTGACGGGACCGGGGTTGAGAAGCAGCATGGGTGATCCGGGTAATGATCGGGTTGGAAAAGCTGGCCTCTTCCTGTGGAGAAGCCAGCCGGAAAGATCAAAGGGACACTTCGATGGATGCCAGGCGCTTTGCGGCCTGTGCTTGGACGACGGTCACCGCAATGACGTGAAACACGTCGTCCGCACTGCATCCGCGCGACAGATCGTTGGCTGGCTTGCGAAGGCCTTGGAGTAGCGGTCCGATGGCCTTCGCGCCGCCCACGCGTTCCGCGAGCTTGTAGCCGATGTTGCCGGCCTCGAGGCTGGGAAAGACCAGGACATTGGCATGGCCTTGAACTTGGGAGTGGGCAATCTTCTTCGCCGCGATCTCCGCGACGATGGCTGCATCGAGCTGCACGTCGCCGTCGATGGCCAGCGCTGGCCGCCGTTGGCGGACCATCTCGGTCGCCCGGACCACCTTGTCGACGGCAGGGTGATGTGCGCTGCCGCTGGTTGAGAAGGAGAGCATCGCCACGCGTGGCTCCTCCAGCAACAGGGTTGACGCACTATCTGCGCCAGCCATCGCGATTTCGGCGAGCTGACAATCATCGGGGTCGATCACCAGACCGCAATCGGTAAAGATGACGCCGCCTTTGACCGTATGAAACGGTTCGCAGAGCATCATGATGAAAAAGCTGGAAACCAGCTTGCACGCGGGGTCGAGGCCGATCAACTGAATGGCGCTGCGAACGACGTCTGCCGTGGTGTGCTCGGCACCAGAAACAGAGCCATCCGCATGCCCCATCCGCACCAGCATGTTGGCAAAGCATAGAGGCTTGCGGACCTCCGTCGCGGCGGTGCCGCGCGACATCCCTTTTGCCTCACGCAGGCGGAAAAGTTCCTCCGCGAAGGGTTCGGCAAACTCGGCGCCCTCCGGGTCGAAGAGCGTGATGCCGCGGAGGTCGACGCTGGCGTCGTCGGCGCTTGCGGTAATCCTGTGGCGATCGCCCACCAGAATGGGATGGGCGACGCCTTCGGCTATCGCGCGCTGCGCGGCAAGAAGAACCCTGGGATCTTCCGCTTCGCAGAGCGCGATGCGTTGGGGATCCGCACGGGCACGATCGATAATCCGGTGAATCGCTTTCATGATGGAATCCCCAAACCGAATCAGACGAAGTCCTTGTACTTGTCGAGCAGGCGCACTGGCTTCGACAGGGCATCCCGACGGAACGGATCGCCAAGTTCGCGCGTACACATGATCTCGATGATCGTGGTCTTGCCATGATTCATCTGCAGATCGACTGCTCGCTTCAGCGCAGGGCCGACATCTTCGAGTCGATCGACAACAATGCCCTCGGCGCCCATTGCCTTGGCAATGCCGGCAAAGCTCTGGTTGTCCAATTCACCGGCCACGAAGCGGCGGTTATAGAAGTCCACCTGATTCTTCTTCTCGGCGCCCCATTGGCGGTTGTGGAATACCACTGCGGTCACCGGAATGTTGTGGCGCACGCATGTCATGGTCTCCATCAGGCTCATGCCCCATGCGCCGTCGCCCGCGTAGGAGATCGCCGGACGATGCGGCGCCGCAACCTTCGCGCCAATAATGGTGGGGAAGGCGTAGCCGCAGTTGCCCCAGCTCATGGCTGCGAAGAAGCTTCTCGGCTTTTCGAAACGCAGATAGCTGTTTGCCACCGAGTTGATGTTCCCGATGTCAGTGGACAACATCACGTCCGCCGGCATGGCGCGTTCGAGCTCGCGCAGCACCTGACGCGGGTGGAGGTAAGTGCCGCCTGTCGGCGTACGCTCGTGTTGCTGCTCCTCGATCATGTCGAGGCTGTAGGGATCGCGTTCGTGCGTCCACTCATCGAGCTCCTTCTCCCACGCAGCCTTTTCGGCAGCGATCTCGGCCGCCCGGCTATCGCGACTACTGTCACAGGCGAGCGCACGATTCGCCAGTCGCTGGGTGAGCGCCACGGCGGCGGCCTTGGCGTCGCCGCAGATGCCGACCGAGATTTTCTTGACGAGGCCGAGCATCTTGTGGTCCGCGTCGATCTGGATGATCTTTGCGGTCTTCGGCCAGTAGTCCATACCGTGCTGCGGAAGGGTGCCGAAGGGGCCCAGGCGGGAGCCAAGCGCGACCACCACATCGGCGCGCGAGATCAGCTTCATGGCGGCCTTCGAGCCCTGGTATCCAAGCGGGCCGCACCAGAGCGGATGGCTCGCCGGGAACGAATCGTTGTGCAGATAGCTGTTGACGACCGGGGCGCCCAGACGCTCCGCCAAGGCCTTGCATTCCTCGACGCCATCCGCCATGACTACGCCACCGCCCGAAATGATGACCGGGAACTTCGCATTGGCCAGCAGTTC
This region of Cupriavidus sp. EM10 genomic DNA includes:
- a CDS encoding IclR family transcriptional regulator, whose product is MTAINLPEPSHRPGKQDLAFTPPSPELSFERETPTLRALSLLEFLVAADRPLSPAEILQGFDAPKASLHRMLSALVAGGLVVREPGPRNIYTVGPRLARLGLAIVTRSGPKQLRHAVLTKLVEDIGETVNVTVLHESSILYLDRIEAPWPLRLDLQPGSRVPLHCSASGKLLLSALPRNQRTALMQQLRLDRFTANTITDMGRLEAELERCVEQQIGVDDEEFIAGISCVAVPIYDADGQVLAALAVHAPAVRSPLSRSLSLVPRLQRAAAELANTF
- a CDS encoding 2-aminoethylphosphonate aminotransferase, which produces MLLLNPGPVTLSQRVRRSLLQPDLCHRESEFFDLQDEARQRIGGVYGLHSDEWASVLLTGSGTAAVESMIAGLVPAGGKLLIVQNGVYGERIAQIAAQYQIPHIIVKHAWMDAPDIGRIEAALHSDKGITHVAVIHHETTTGRLNDLLAIDSLCQAHGVRLLVDAVSSFGAEAIDFSGSIDAVAATANKCLHGVPGIAFVIARRTALASATSRTYYLDVLRHAKLQDQRNTPFTPAVHALYALVEALREHSDEGGWTARHHRYGALAGQVRRGLTALGVRELLPQSMSSVVLRAYALPIGLEYVHLHHALKARGFVIYAGQGDLSKTLFRISTMGALETGDADRLIAAFESTLLK
- the pta gene encoding phosphate acetyltransferase, with product MKAIHRIIDRARADPQRIALCEAEDPRVLLAAQRAIAEGVAHPILVGDRHRITASADDASVDLRGITLFDPEGAEFAEPFAEELFRLREAKGMSRGTAATEVRKPLCFANMLVRMGHADGSVSGAEHTTADVVRSAIQLIGLDPACKLVSSFFIMMLCEPFHTVKGGVIFTDCGLVIDPDDCQLAEIAMAGADSASTLLLEEPRVAMLSFSTSGSAHHPAVDKVVRATEMVRQRRPALAIDGDVQLDAAIVAEIAAKKIAHSQVQGHANVLVFPSLEAGNIGYKLAERVGGAKAIGPLLQGLRKPANDLSRGCSADDVFHVIAVTVVQAQAAKRLASIEVSL
- the xsc gene encoding sulfoacetaldehyde acetyltransferase, with protein sequence MRDSENTIAAGDKGGAAASTDTGPQAMTPSEAFVETMAANGVTDMFGIMGSAFMDAMDIFAPAGIRLIPVVHEQGAGHMADGYSRVSGRHGVVIGQNGPGISNCVTAIAAAYWAHSPVVIVTPEAGTMGIGLGGFQEAKQLPMFQEFTKYQGHVTHPARMAEFTGRCFDRAMAEMGPTQLNIPRDYFYGQIKAEIPKPQRLDRGPGGEQSLNEAAELLANAKFPVIISGGGVVMADGVEECKALAERLGAPVVNSYLHNDSFPASHPLWCGPLGYQGSKAAMKLISRADVVVALGSRLGPFGTLPQHGMDYWPKTAKIIQIDADHKMLGLVKKISVGICGDAKAAAVALTQRLANRALACDSSRDSRAAEIAAEKAAWEKELDEWTHERDPYSLDMIEEQQHERTPTGGTYLHPRQVLRELERAMPADVMLSTDIGNINSVANSYLRFEKPRSFFAAMSWGNCGYAFPTIIGAKVAAPHRPAISYAGDGAWGMSLMETMTCVRHNIPVTAVVFHNRQWGAEKKNQVDFYNRRFVAGELDNQSFAGIAKAMGAEGIVVDRLEDVGPALKRAVDLQMNHGKTTIIEIMCTRELGDPFRRDALSKPVRLLDKYKDFV